In one window of Temnothorax longispinosus isolate EJ_2023e chromosome 11, Tlon_JGU_v1, whole genome shotgun sequence DNA:
- the Pnut gene encoding septin-7 isoform X6: protein MSRCNAPAERRCSEVTSHIPIIEVDFVSAILISRYLTQRLQLAIQTKRELFFKGDSTGIISSPSVPSVPPPQPPTQIPGSQVNNLSSVANATTASSSLTSPNTAPVYSSGALTGLNAKSRLPAAATTIPNDASEDSNRRESARTAISSKEDSNKETSLLHHARPTPPTKPKELDGYVGFANLPNQVYRKAVKKGFEFTLMVVGESGLGKSTLINSMFLADIYSAEYPGPSLRIKKTVAVETSKVLLKENGVNLTLTVVDTPGFGDAVDNSNCWMPVIDYIESKYEEFLNAESRVTRRQIPDSRVHCCLYFVAPSGHGLKPLDVEFMQRLHDKVNIIPVIAKADTMTPDECAHFKKQILNEIAQHKIKIYEFPEVEEEEDNKFHKLLRDRVPFAVVGANTVVEHDGKKVRGRKYPWGIAEVENLEHCDFIALRNMVVRTHVQDLKDVTNNVHYENFRCRTLAGLGVDGKPTKASNNLCPPGVMNSFMTVWNPLAQLEEEKREHDNKMKKMETEMEQVFEMKVREKKQKLKDSEADLQRRHEQMRRSLEQQVRELEEKRRAFEVEKTAWEQQTGHSIEELRRRSLEANSKETGSMSSEGSGGGGGTLRGPRGISSLLRRHTSFKSPQDSPAQIQLVIQHPEHP from the exons ATCCAAACGAAACGTGAGTTATTCTTCAAGGGCGACAGCACGGGGATAATCTCATCGCCGTCAGTGCCGTCGGTGCCGCCACCGCAGCCGCCGACACAAATCCCCGGCTCTCAGGTGAACAATTTGTCGTCGGTGGCGAACGCCACGACAGCTAGCAGCAGCCTCACGTCTCCGAACACGGCGCCGGTATATTCGAGCGGGGCCCTGACTGGGCTCAACGCAAAATCGCGGCTGCCGGCCGCAGCAACGACAATCCCGAACGACGCCTCGGAGGACAGCAACAGGCGCGAATCGGCACGTACCGCGATCTCCTCCAAAGAAGACAGCAACAAGGAGACTAGTCTGCTGCACCATGCGCGACCCACTCCGCCCACCAAACCCAAGGAGCTCGACGGCTACGTCGGCTTCGCGAATCTCCCCAACCAGGTCTATAGGAAGGCCGTAAAGAAGGGCTTTGAATTCACCCTCATGGTCGTAG gggaATCGGGTCTCGGAAAATCCACCTTGATTAATTCCATGTTCCTGGCGGACATATACAGTGCCGAATATCCCGGACCTAGTCTCAGGATAAAGAAGACAGTTGCCGTGGAAACTAGCAAAGTGTTACTGAAGGAGAATGGCGTCAATCTTACTCTCACGGTCGTTGATACCCCTGGTTTCGGTGACGCTGTGGACAACAGCAACTG TTGGATGCCAGTAATCGACTACATCGAGTCGAAATATGAGGAGTTTCTCAACGCGGAATCCCGCGTGACGAGACGGCAGATCCCAGACAGTCGAGTGCATTGCTGTCTCTACTTCGTCGCGCCCTCTGGTCACGGATTGAAGCCACTTGATGTGGAGTTCATGCAGCGTCTCCACGACaaagttaatattatacctgTTATTGCTAAGGCAGACACCATGACGCCGGATGAGTGCGCACACTTCAAGAAACAG ATCTTGAATGAGATTGCgcaacacaaaataaaaatctacgAGTTTCCGGAGGTcgaagaggaagaggacaaCAAAttccataaattattaagGGACAGAGTGCCATTCGCAGTCGTGGGAGCGAATACAGTCGTCGAACACGATGGGAAGAAAGTGCGAGGAAGAAAATATCCATGGGGAATTGCAGAag TTGAGAATCTAGAACATTGCGACTTCATTGCGCTCCGAAACATGGTAGTAAGAACGCACGTGCAGGATTTGAAGGACGTGACGAATAACGTGCACTACGAGAACTTCAGGTGTCGCACCTTGGCCGGTCTAGGCGTAGACGGCAAACCAACAAAGGCCTCAAATAA TTTGTGCCCTCCAGGAGTGATGAACAGTTTCATGACGGTGTG GAACCCGTTGGCGCAGCTGGAAGAGGAGAAGCGTGAGCACGATAACAAGATGAAGAAAATGGAAACGGAGATGGAGCAAGTTTTCGAGATGAAAGTTCGCGAGAAGAAGCAAAAGTTGAAGGATTCCGAGGCGGAT TTACAGAGAAGGCACGAACAAATGCGACGCTCGTTGGAGCAGCAAGTGCGCGAACTCGAGGAAAAGAGACGAGCGTTTGAGGTGGAGAAAACTGCCTGGGAGCAACAGACCGGCCACAGTATTGAAGAATTACGTAGACGCAGCTTAGAAGCGAATTCGAAAGA GACGGGATCGATGTCCTCCGAGGGATCTGGAGGCGGCGGGGGTACGTTGAGGGGGCCCCGAGGGATAAGCAGCCTCCTTCGCCGTCACACCAGTTTCAAATCACCTCAAGACAGCCCCGCACAGATACAGCTTGTCATACAGCATCCTGAGCACCCTTAA
- the Pnut gene encoding septin-7 isoform X4 — MYSAININIACIILLKKIRISLSRNYVKQLILSAATGTRTALQWPKRRSGRSADIRDSAERARHSTFNAFNYYIQTKRELFFKGDSTGIISSPSVPSVPPPQPPTQIPGSQVNNLSSVANATTASSSLTSPNTAPVYSSGALTGLNAKSRLPAAATTIPNDASEDSNRRESARTAISSKEDSNKETSLLHHARPTPPTKPKELDGYVGFANLPNQVYRKAVKKGFEFTLMVVGESGLGKSTLINSMFLADIYSAEYPGPSLRIKKTVAVETSKVLLKENGVNLTLTVVDTPGFGDAVDNSNCWMPVIDYIESKYEEFLNAESRVTRRQIPDSRVHCCLYFVAPSGHGLKPLDVEFMQRLHDKVNIIPVIAKADTMTPDECAHFKKQILNEIAQHKIKIYEFPEVEEEEDNKFHKLLRDRVPFAVVGANTVVEHDGKKVRGRKYPWGIAEVENLEHCDFIALRNMVVRTHVQDLKDVTNNVHYENFRCRTLAGLGVDGKPTKASNNLCPPGVMNSFMTVWNPLAQLEEEKREHDNKMKKMETEMEQVFEMKVREKKQKLKDSEADLQRRHEQMRRSLEQQVRELEEKRRAFEVEKTAWEQQTGHSIEELRRRSLEANSKETGSMSSEGSGGGGGTLRGPRGISSLLRRHTSFKSPQDSPAQIQLVIQHPEHP; from the exons ATGTATAGTGccataaacattaatatagcTTGTATTAtactcttaaaaaaaatacgtatatctctctctcgaaattatgtaaaacagTTAATTCTTTCGGCAGCGACCGGAACGCGAACGGCTCTCCAGTGGCCGAAGCGTCGATCAGGTCGATCTGCCGATATACGTGATTCGGCCGAGAGAGCTAGGCACTCGACATTCAACGCTTTCAATTATTAC ATCCAAACGAAACGTGAGTTATTCTTCAAGGGCGACAGCACGGGGATAATCTCATCGCCGTCAGTGCCGTCGGTGCCGCCACCGCAGCCGCCGACACAAATCCCCGGCTCTCAGGTGAACAATTTGTCGTCGGTGGCGAACGCCACGACAGCTAGCAGCAGCCTCACGTCTCCGAACACGGCGCCGGTATATTCGAGCGGGGCCCTGACTGGGCTCAACGCAAAATCGCGGCTGCCGGCCGCAGCAACGACAATCCCGAACGACGCCTCGGAGGACAGCAACAGGCGCGAATCGGCACGTACCGCGATCTCCTCCAAAGAAGACAGCAACAAGGAGACTAGTCTGCTGCACCATGCGCGACCCACTCCGCCCACCAAACCCAAGGAGCTCGACGGCTACGTCGGCTTCGCGAATCTCCCCAACCAGGTCTATAGGAAGGCCGTAAAGAAGGGCTTTGAATTCACCCTCATGGTCGTAG gggaATCGGGTCTCGGAAAATCCACCTTGATTAATTCCATGTTCCTGGCGGACATATACAGTGCCGAATATCCCGGACCTAGTCTCAGGATAAAGAAGACAGTTGCCGTGGAAACTAGCAAAGTGTTACTGAAGGAGAATGGCGTCAATCTTACTCTCACGGTCGTTGATACCCCTGGTTTCGGTGACGCTGTGGACAACAGCAACTG TTGGATGCCAGTAATCGACTACATCGAGTCGAAATATGAGGAGTTTCTCAACGCGGAATCCCGCGTGACGAGACGGCAGATCCCAGACAGTCGAGTGCATTGCTGTCTCTACTTCGTCGCGCCCTCTGGTCACGGATTGAAGCCACTTGATGTGGAGTTCATGCAGCGTCTCCACGACaaagttaatattatacctgTTATTGCTAAGGCAGACACCATGACGCCGGATGAGTGCGCACACTTCAAGAAACAG ATCTTGAATGAGATTGCgcaacacaaaataaaaatctacgAGTTTCCGGAGGTcgaagaggaagaggacaaCAAAttccataaattattaagGGACAGAGTGCCATTCGCAGTCGTGGGAGCGAATACAGTCGTCGAACACGATGGGAAGAAAGTGCGAGGAAGAAAATATCCATGGGGAATTGCAGAag TTGAGAATCTAGAACATTGCGACTTCATTGCGCTCCGAAACATGGTAGTAAGAACGCACGTGCAGGATTTGAAGGACGTGACGAATAACGTGCACTACGAGAACTTCAGGTGTCGCACCTTGGCCGGTCTAGGCGTAGACGGCAAACCAACAAAGGCCTCAAATAA TTTGTGCCCTCCAGGAGTGATGAACAGTTTCATGACGGTGTG GAACCCGTTGGCGCAGCTGGAAGAGGAGAAGCGTGAGCACGATAACAAGATGAAGAAAATGGAAACGGAGATGGAGCAAGTTTTCGAGATGAAAGTTCGCGAGAAGAAGCAAAAGTTGAAGGATTCCGAGGCGGAT TTACAGAGAAGGCACGAACAAATGCGACGCTCGTTGGAGCAGCAAGTGCGCGAACTCGAGGAAAAGAGACGAGCGTTTGAGGTGGAGAAAACTGCCTGGGAGCAACAGACCGGCCACAGTATTGAAGAATTACGTAGACGCAGCTTAGAAGCGAATTCGAAAGA GACGGGATCGATGTCCTCCGAGGGATCTGGAGGCGGCGGGGGTACGTTGAGGGGGCCCCGAGGGATAAGCAGCCTCCTTCGCCGTCACACCAGTTTCAAATCACCTCAAGACAGCCCCGCACAGATACAGCTTGTCATACAGCATCCTGAGCACCCTTAA
- the Pnut gene encoding septin-7 isoform X7: MSRCNAPAERRCSEVRLQLAIQTKRELFFKGDSTGIISSPSVPSVPPPQPPTQIPGSQVNNLSSVANATTASSSLTSPNTAPVYSSGALTGLNAKSRLPAAATTIPNDASEDSNRRESARTAISSKEDSNKETSLLHHARPTPPTKPKELDGYVGFANLPNQVYRKAVKKGFEFTLMVVGESGLGKSTLINSMFLADIYSAEYPGPSLRIKKTVAVETSKVLLKENGVNLTLTVVDTPGFGDAVDNSNCWMPVIDYIESKYEEFLNAESRVTRRQIPDSRVHCCLYFVAPSGHGLKPLDVEFMQRLHDKVNIIPVIAKADTMTPDECAHFKKQILNEIAQHKIKIYEFPEVEEEEDNKFHKLLRDRVPFAVVGANTVVEHDGKKVRGRKYPWGIAEVENLEHCDFIALRNMVVRTHVQDLKDVTNNVHYENFRCRTLAGLGVDGKPTKASNNLCPPGVMNSFMTVWNPLAQLEEEKREHDNKMKKMETEMEQVFEMKVREKKQKLKDSEADLQRRHEQMRRSLEQQVRELEEKRRAFEVEKTAWEQQTGHSIEELRRRSLEANSKETGSMSSEGSGGGGGTLRGPRGISSLLRRHTSFKSPQDSPAQIQLVIQHPEHP, from the exons ATCCAAACGAAACGTGAGTTATTCTTCAAGGGCGACAGCACGGGGATAATCTCATCGCCGTCAGTGCCGTCGGTGCCGCCACCGCAGCCGCCGACACAAATCCCCGGCTCTCAGGTGAACAATTTGTCGTCGGTGGCGAACGCCACGACAGCTAGCAGCAGCCTCACGTCTCCGAACACGGCGCCGGTATATTCGAGCGGGGCCCTGACTGGGCTCAACGCAAAATCGCGGCTGCCGGCCGCAGCAACGACAATCCCGAACGACGCCTCGGAGGACAGCAACAGGCGCGAATCGGCACGTACCGCGATCTCCTCCAAAGAAGACAGCAACAAGGAGACTAGTCTGCTGCACCATGCGCGACCCACTCCGCCCACCAAACCCAAGGAGCTCGACGGCTACGTCGGCTTCGCGAATCTCCCCAACCAGGTCTATAGGAAGGCCGTAAAGAAGGGCTTTGAATTCACCCTCATGGTCGTAG gggaATCGGGTCTCGGAAAATCCACCTTGATTAATTCCATGTTCCTGGCGGACATATACAGTGCCGAATATCCCGGACCTAGTCTCAGGATAAAGAAGACAGTTGCCGTGGAAACTAGCAAAGTGTTACTGAAGGAGAATGGCGTCAATCTTACTCTCACGGTCGTTGATACCCCTGGTTTCGGTGACGCTGTGGACAACAGCAACTG TTGGATGCCAGTAATCGACTACATCGAGTCGAAATATGAGGAGTTTCTCAACGCGGAATCCCGCGTGACGAGACGGCAGATCCCAGACAGTCGAGTGCATTGCTGTCTCTACTTCGTCGCGCCCTCTGGTCACGGATTGAAGCCACTTGATGTGGAGTTCATGCAGCGTCTCCACGACaaagttaatattatacctgTTATTGCTAAGGCAGACACCATGACGCCGGATGAGTGCGCACACTTCAAGAAACAG ATCTTGAATGAGATTGCgcaacacaaaataaaaatctacgAGTTTCCGGAGGTcgaagaggaagaggacaaCAAAttccataaattattaagGGACAGAGTGCCATTCGCAGTCGTGGGAGCGAATACAGTCGTCGAACACGATGGGAAGAAAGTGCGAGGAAGAAAATATCCATGGGGAATTGCAGAag TTGAGAATCTAGAACATTGCGACTTCATTGCGCTCCGAAACATGGTAGTAAGAACGCACGTGCAGGATTTGAAGGACGTGACGAATAACGTGCACTACGAGAACTTCAGGTGTCGCACCTTGGCCGGTCTAGGCGTAGACGGCAAACCAACAAAGGCCTCAAATAA TTTGTGCCCTCCAGGAGTGATGAACAGTTTCATGACGGTGTG GAACCCGTTGGCGCAGCTGGAAGAGGAGAAGCGTGAGCACGATAACAAGATGAAGAAAATGGAAACGGAGATGGAGCAAGTTTTCGAGATGAAAGTTCGCGAGAAGAAGCAAAAGTTGAAGGATTCCGAGGCGGAT TTACAGAGAAGGCACGAACAAATGCGACGCTCGTTGGAGCAGCAAGTGCGCGAACTCGAGGAAAAGAGACGAGCGTTTGAGGTGGAGAAAACTGCCTGGGAGCAACAGACCGGCCACAGTATTGAAGAATTACGTAGACGCAGCTTAGAAGCGAATTCGAAAGA GACGGGATCGATGTCCTCCGAGGGATCTGGAGGCGGCGGGGGTACGTTGAGGGGGCCCCGAGGGATAAGCAGCCTCCTTCGCCGTCACACCAGTTTCAAATCACCTCAAGACAGCCCCGCACAGATACAGCTTGTCATACAGCATCCTGAGCACCCTTAA
- the Pnut gene encoding septin-7 isoform X8 yields MSRCNAPAERRCSEVIQTKRELFFKGDSTGIISSPSVPSVPPPQPPTQIPGSQVNNLSSVANATTASSSLTSPNTAPVYSSGALTGLNAKSRLPAAATTIPNDASEDSNRRESARTAISSKEDSNKETSLLHHARPTPPTKPKELDGYVGFANLPNQVYRKAVKKGFEFTLMVVGESGLGKSTLINSMFLADIYSAEYPGPSLRIKKTVAVETSKVLLKENGVNLTLTVVDTPGFGDAVDNSNCWMPVIDYIESKYEEFLNAESRVTRRQIPDSRVHCCLYFVAPSGHGLKPLDVEFMQRLHDKVNIIPVIAKADTMTPDECAHFKKQILNEIAQHKIKIYEFPEVEEEEDNKFHKLLRDRVPFAVVGANTVVEHDGKKVRGRKYPWGIAEVENLEHCDFIALRNMVVRTHVQDLKDVTNNVHYENFRCRTLAGLGVDGKPTKASNNLCPPGVMNSFMTVWNPLAQLEEEKREHDNKMKKMETEMEQVFEMKVREKKQKLKDSEADLQRRHEQMRRSLEQQVRELEEKRRAFEVEKTAWEQQTGHSIEELRRRSLEANSKETGSMSSEGSGGGGGTLRGPRGISSLLRRHTSFKSPQDSPAQIQLVIQHPEHP; encoded by the exons ATCCAAACGAAACGTGAGTTATTCTTCAAGGGCGACAGCACGGGGATAATCTCATCGCCGTCAGTGCCGTCGGTGCCGCCACCGCAGCCGCCGACACAAATCCCCGGCTCTCAGGTGAACAATTTGTCGTCGGTGGCGAACGCCACGACAGCTAGCAGCAGCCTCACGTCTCCGAACACGGCGCCGGTATATTCGAGCGGGGCCCTGACTGGGCTCAACGCAAAATCGCGGCTGCCGGCCGCAGCAACGACAATCCCGAACGACGCCTCGGAGGACAGCAACAGGCGCGAATCGGCACGTACCGCGATCTCCTCCAAAGAAGACAGCAACAAGGAGACTAGTCTGCTGCACCATGCGCGACCCACTCCGCCCACCAAACCCAAGGAGCTCGACGGCTACGTCGGCTTCGCGAATCTCCCCAACCAGGTCTATAGGAAGGCCGTAAAGAAGGGCTTTGAATTCACCCTCATGGTCGTAG gggaATCGGGTCTCGGAAAATCCACCTTGATTAATTCCATGTTCCTGGCGGACATATACAGTGCCGAATATCCCGGACCTAGTCTCAGGATAAAGAAGACAGTTGCCGTGGAAACTAGCAAAGTGTTACTGAAGGAGAATGGCGTCAATCTTACTCTCACGGTCGTTGATACCCCTGGTTTCGGTGACGCTGTGGACAACAGCAACTG TTGGATGCCAGTAATCGACTACATCGAGTCGAAATATGAGGAGTTTCTCAACGCGGAATCCCGCGTGACGAGACGGCAGATCCCAGACAGTCGAGTGCATTGCTGTCTCTACTTCGTCGCGCCCTCTGGTCACGGATTGAAGCCACTTGATGTGGAGTTCATGCAGCGTCTCCACGACaaagttaatattatacctgTTATTGCTAAGGCAGACACCATGACGCCGGATGAGTGCGCACACTTCAAGAAACAG ATCTTGAATGAGATTGCgcaacacaaaataaaaatctacgAGTTTCCGGAGGTcgaagaggaagaggacaaCAAAttccataaattattaagGGACAGAGTGCCATTCGCAGTCGTGGGAGCGAATACAGTCGTCGAACACGATGGGAAGAAAGTGCGAGGAAGAAAATATCCATGGGGAATTGCAGAag TTGAGAATCTAGAACATTGCGACTTCATTGCGCTCCGAAACATGGTAGTAAGAACGCACGTGCAGGATTTGAAGGACGTGACGAATAACGTGCACTACGAGAACTTCAGGTGTCGCACCTTGGCCGGTCTAGGCGTAGACGGCAAACCAACAAAGGCCTCAAATAA TTTGTGCCCTCCAGGAGTGATGAACAGTTTCATGACGGTGTG GAACCCGTTGGCGCAGCTGGAAGAGGAGAAGCGTGAGCACGATAACAAGATGAAGAAAATGGAAACGGAGATGGAGCAAGTTTTCGAGATGAAAGTTCGCGAGAAGAAGCAAAAGTTGAAGGATTCCGAGGCGGAT TTACAGAGAAGGCACGAACAAATGCGACGCTCGTTGGAGCAGCAAGTGCGCGAACTCGAGGAAAAGAGACGAGCGTTTGAGGTGGAGAAAACTGCCTGGGAGCAACAGACCGGCCACAGTATTGAAGAATTACGTAGACGCAGCTTAGAAGCGAATTCGAAAGA GACGGGATCGATGTCCTCCGAGGGATCTGGAGGCGGCGGGGGTACGTTGAGGGGGCCCCGAGGGATAAGCAGCCTCCTTCGCCGTCACACCAGTTTCAAATCACCTCAAGACAGCCCCGCACAGATACAGCTTGTCATACAGCATCCTGAGCACCCTTAA